TACGCTGAATACTGCAGCCGCTTGAATCCGATTTTCACCACATGACTGGTCCCAACATTAATAGATATATTTTCGGGGCTTCATTTACCTTTCATACACAATCTTCTTTATAGACTGCAGAGAAAAAGTCTTCCAGAagcttcctttttttccttttaatCAAAAAACTCCGATTATACAAAGATCTGGTTTAACTGGCATTTTAGTAATAAAAATGGACACAGCATCATCCATGGCATATAGTACCCATATCACTTCTCAATAACGCTAACGTTTCAGGTGGTAACTCAACGAACTGACTTGTCTCGAGAAAGAGTTATTATAACAATTCTATCTTATTCCTGATATACTTTCATTAATTCATTATTCACTGCATCACATACATTTTTGCTTTGGAGTTCTTAATCAGCTTTCTATGTGAAATGTGAAAGTAATCCTTTGCATTTTATGTTGATCACCGTCCAAACctattcctttttttgacTCCCCACCAGAGAAGTTGGGTCGATGCCTATCGCAGTTTGCAGAGAAGGTGGCTCAAACTGAGACCACCCTAGCCTGGAGGCAACAGTGAAAGGAGCCTGTAGGAATTACTACTGAAGGAATGTCATGGCCCCAGTCAGCGTACGGTTCACCGCAAGGGGCAATTCGAAGAGGAAACCAGAATTACACTGAGCACCAAGCTCTCTCGGGCCTACGTTCCAAGCAGAAGACATAACTCAATTTTCCTTGTACCGAGAACGGGTATCAGacgaaacagaaaaaaaaaatagctaCACAAAAAATGTGAATGTctggatgaaaaaatgcatGGGTGTGCAGACGGAAATGTTAGAGACTCAGTATTACCCTCATAAAGTTGactaattttgaaataaagtttttccttttttttttctttttcattgtcCGGTTGCCTTTAAATAAAATGTAAGATTTCTCGAGATGGGTTTTCCATTGTTCTTTCACCAGGCGTTAAGGTGCATCTAAAATGCACTTACATGATTTCAGATACGAAGTAGAAAGTAGTGTGAGTATAACTAACTCAATTGAAACCGGTTAGCTTACAGTAATATATTGGGCCCTGAACAACAATGAGCAGCAACGATAAGCAGCAAGAAACAAACTTTGCTATTAATTTCTTAATGGGTGGTGTGAGTGCGGCAATCGCTAAGACCGCCGCCTCACCCATCGAGAGAGTCAAAATCTTGATTCAAAATCAAGACGAAATGATCAAGCAAGGAActttagaaaagaagtatTCCGGTATTGTGGATTGCTTCAAGAGAACTGCAAAGCAAGAGGGGCTAATATCCTTTTGGAGGGGAAATACTGCCAATGTTATTCGTTACTTTCCTACTCAAGCTTTGAACTTTGCCTTTAAAGATAAAATCAAGTTAATGTTTGGTTTCAAAAAGGAGGAAGGTTATGGCAAATGGTTTGCAGGTAATCTGGCCTCTGGTGGTGCTGCTGGTGCTCTTTCGCTACTATTTGTTTATTCTTTAGATTTTGCCAGAACAAGATTGGCTGCCGATGCCAAATCCTCCAAAAAGGGCAGCGCCCGTCAATTTAATGGGTTGATTGATGTTTATAAAAAGACCTTAAAATCTGATGGTATTGCAGGGCTATACAGAGGATTCATGCCATCAGTAGTGGGTATCGTGGTTTATAGAGGGTTGTATTTCGGTATGTTTGATTCTCTCAAGCCACTGGTGCTAACTGGTTCATTAGATGGTTCATTCTTGgcttcatttttattgggCTGGGCAGTTACTACAGGTGCCTCAACATGTTCTTACCCATTGGACACGGTGAGAAGaaggatgatgatgacTTCGGGTCAAGCTGTGAAATATAATGGTGCCACAGATTGTCTTAAGAAGATTGTGGCAGCTGAAGGTGTGGGGTCATTATTCAAAGGCTGTGGGGCAAATATCTTGAGAAGTGTTGCCGGGGCAGGTGTTATTTCCATGTATGATCAATTGCAAATGATATTGTTCggtaaaaaattcaaatgatCTTcatggtgaaaaaaatttcttttcttgactTCCTCTCTTTTCCATCGATTTGATTTTAACCGCGGACTTGtttatagaaaaaaaaatagcaggAAGAATACGTATcacttttcctttatttttcattatagAATATAGCTAAATAAATTTATAAATCAGCTACTGTTTTTTTGGTTGCTTTTTTGGGGAGATTAACTTGAAGTCTTTACCTTCCAGTTTCCAGATCGTTGAATAGCATTTTCTGAGAGATTTGAGATTTCTCTCCAAGTTTTCCGCAATAATAAAACCTCTTTTTTGGGTCAATTCTCTTTTTAAATTACCTTAGCTATCAATTAATATCCAAATCTTTGTATACTTGATTAAATTAGCGATCCGATTACTACCCCTACCTACAAGAACACCAACAGGTTTTTTAGTAACCATGACAGTAGTTTTAATCTAACCGGATCTACCCAGTAGAACCTCTTAAGGGTTTGACAAGACctcaaaaatatttcctttttgaacGCATATCTTAGACGAGTTTTCAGGTTTTGATTCTACTTGTAATTAAGAAATCTGCTGCCaaactttcaaagaaatactAAGGGTAAAATCACCATTTTATActtcattatttctttttttaaaatgaATCgtattgatttttttttagtacCTTTTCGGTTTCCAGGTTTAATAaattaatttcttctgtGACGTTGCTCAAATTAGATTACAGCGGGGAGGTAAGAGGACTTTTAGAAAATGGAAACTTACACCTATCTTGTACTGATTTTATTACTATCTTATCTTCCTCCAAACCGACCAAGAATTTCCGCACCtatccaaaagaaatatttagGTAAATTTTACATTTATTGATTACTTTTTagtaataaataaaaatatgtACAGTAAAACTGTGATGAAAACAACGAGGAATTTTATTATAATTATATCATTAATTCTAAAACTTTTCACCAGAAATTTCTACAGAACCTGTGGACACTGGAGATAAAGAAGTCATaatatgaaaaagttgATCAGTTTTTCGAAATTGATTTGAACCAATTTCAAAGCCTTTTTAGGAACGTTTCCCAACTGAGAAGAATTAAAATtgagaaaataaaacaagcTCTTCTATTCAGGTGGTTCCTTGCATTCCAATTCTATATGTAGATGTTAAGAGTTTGTAGAAAGTAAATATACGTTATTGAAAGGGCCCGCAGTCGGCCGCGCAGGAAAATGGCGCCCTTAGATAGAACAAACGTATCACAACGCGCCACCCCTGCCCTGAACATAATAGATCAAGAATCATGGTTTCCTCACATGTATAATTGTTTCCTCTATCGTCCCCCGCATAGGATCCGACTGCACAATGAATAGTAGCAAAAGAGACTTTCAGCAGTTGtccttcaaaatatttttgcAGTTTTCGATTAAAATCCTCAGATTTGCGATGTCCCCCAGTATATTGTTCTGAGACCTTGAATTTTCAAGGAAAGAGCGATTGCAAACCTGCGCAGGTACAAAGACGAACGAAATTTAAAAAGAGAACTTATACGTGTACGAACTATCTACCAGCCTCTAATTCACATATttagaatatttatatttaaaatttttttataaaaacatcaaaagCAGACAGACATTTTAAACCAATGACAAAACTCATAAATGAAGAGGAGAAAGTCATGGCAAAGAATAGTaactttatctttttttattcctttctttttctgttcgTGGAATTAAGTACTAAAAAGGCCTTACAAACTCTGCAATTCGCGCCTTTCATTCCCCTAATAGGATATATTAGATTTATAagcaataatgaaaaggaaaaggaaaattatAACCCAGCAAAAAGAATGCAATTCAAACCGCGTAAAAAGTAAGACGTATGGAACGAATGTTTACCCCATTCTCCATTCATTCAAGCCTGGCCGGCCAAATCCAAAAGATAATCTTTAGCCTCACCAATAATATTAGCAATAACTTCACCGTCCTTTAGCACATAACCATGTGATTTATCCTCGCTTAAGACTGTTTGAATTTCgtagtttttcttctcttgctttttcaaaaattcctGGTATCCGCCAACTGTCGTCAATT
The nucleotide sequence above comes from Saccharomyces paradoxus chromosome II, complete sequence. Encoded proteins:
- the AAC3 gene encoding ADP/ATP carrier protein AAC3 (Mitochondrial inner membrane ADP/ATP translocator~similar to YBR085W) produces the protein MSSNDKQQETNFAINFLMGGVSAAIAKTAASPIERVKILIQNQDEMIKQGTLEKKYSGIVDCFKRTAKQEGLISFWRGNTANVIRYFPTQALNFAFKDKIKLMFGFKKEEGYGKWFAGNLASGGAAGALSLLFVYSLDFARTRLAADAKSSKKGSARQFNGLIDVYKKTLKSDGIAGLYRGFMPSVVGIVVYRGLYFGMFDSLKPLVLTGSLDGSFLASFLLGWAVTTGASTCSYPLDTVRRRMMMTSGQAVKYNGATDCLKKIVAAEGVGSLFKGCGANILRSVAGAGVISMYDQLQMILFGKKFK
- a CDS encoding uncharacterized protein (similar to YBR085C), which encodes MSSALYKQNTNFTHSTGSFLQSAPVELTTVGGYQEFLKKQEKKNYEIQTVLSEDKSHGYVLKDGEVIANIIGEAKDYLLDLAGQA